The Streptomyces sp. P9-A4 genome contains a region encoding:
- a CDS encoding mechanosensitive ion channel family protein, giving the protein MPGGLPVSWSALAAATEPEPIPVTLDEAAEKATNAASWVEENWSTWLNTGLRILLILVVALLLRMAVRRALTKLIERMNRSAQAVEGTALGGLLVNTERRRQRSEAIGSVLRSVASFLILGTAGLMILGAFKIDLAPLLASAGVAGVAIGFGARNLVTDFLSGVFMILEDQYGVGDSVDAGVASGEVVEVGLRVTKLRGVDGEIWYVRNGEIKRIGNLSQGWATAGVDVTVRPTEDLDKVRAVITEAAESMAKEEPWNERLWGPVEVLGLNEVLLDSMTVRVSAKTMPGKALGVERELRWRIKRGLDEAGIRIVGGVPAQAEEAAADPTAGMAAPSAFASATSPQSTAATPLPRPDLTK; this is encoded by the coding sequence ATGCCTGGAGGTCTTCCCGTGTCCTGGTCCGCCCTTGCGGCTGCCACCGAACCCGAGCCCATTCCGGTGACCCTGGACGAGGCGGCGGAGAAGGCCACGAACGCCGCCAGCTGGGTGGAGGAGAACTGGTCCACCTGGCTGAACACCGGGCTGCGCATCCTGCTGATCCTGGTCGTCGCGCTGCTCCTGCGGATGGCCGTCCGCCGTGCCCTGACGAAGCTGATCGAGCGGATGAACCGTTCGGCGCAGGCGGTGGAGGGGACGGCCCTGGGCGGTCTGCTGGTCAACACCGAGCGGCGGCGGCAGCGATCGGAGGCGATCGGCTCGGTGCTGCGTTCGGTGGCGTCGTTCCTGATCCTGGGCACGGCGGGGCTGATGATCCTGGGTGCCTTCAAGATCGATCTGGCGCCGCTGCTCGCCTCTGCCGGTGTGGCCGGTGTGGCGATCGGTTTCGGCGCGCGCAACCTGGTGACGGACTTCCTGTCGGGCGTCTTCATGATCCTGGAGGACCAGTACGGCGTCGGTGACTCGGTCGACGCGGGCGTGGCGTCCGGCGAGGTCGTGGAGGTGGGCCTGCGGGTGACGAAGCTGCGGGGCGTGGACGGCGAGATCTGGTACGTGCGCAACGGCGAGATCAAGCGGATAGGGAACCTCAGCCAGGGCTGGGCGACGGCGGGCGTCGACGTGACGGTCCGGCCGACGGAGGACCTGGACAAGGTGCGGGCCGTGATCACCGAGGCGGCGGAGTCCATGGCGAAGGAGGAGCCGTGGAACGAGCGCCTCTGGGGTCCGGTGGAGGTGCTGGGCCTGAACGAGGTGCTGCTCGACTCGATGACGGTCCGGGTCTCGGCGAAGACGATGCCGGGGAAGGCGCTCGGCGTGGAGCGCGAGCTGCGCTGGCGCATCAAGCGGGGCCTGGACGAGGCCGGCATCCGGATCGTGGGCGGGGTTCCCGCGCAGGCGGAGGAGGCGGCGGCGGACCCGACGGCGGGCATGGCGGCCCCGTCGGCCTTCGCGTCGGCGACCTCGCCCCAGTCGACGGCGGCGACCCCGCTGCCGAGGCCGGACCTCACCAAGTAG